A window of Oncorhynchus keta strain PuntledgeMale-10-30-2019 chromosome 27, Oket_V2, whole genome shotgun sequence contains these coding sequences:
- the LOC118359931 gene encoding solute carrier family 52, riboflavin transporter, member 3-A-like, whose translation MSLRIHVLACCFGLGSWVAVNGLWVELPLIVNTLPEGWELPSYLTVIIQLANLGPLLVTLMHKLCPGRLKERVAIYSVLSIGVLACILLAFYWDETTVVAAASRSTAFFILTFFLALVDCTSSVTFLPFMMQLPAHYIPTYFIGEGLSGFIPGLVALGQGVGMAKCVNATQSSGNLTEEDMYIVQTQFLPPNFSTEVFFFFLAAMMCISLAAFSALNRLPRTFELSTENLVPDTDTVASVCSGLDNHGAVTEGENSNPKCHSKESGQARPQLAKSGHSIFQLTFIYFMVVWVNGATNGLLTSVQTYSCMPYGNLAYHLSAALASCANPVACIVAMFFPKRSLVLLGVLCLIGSVFGGYNMAMATMSPCPLLQGSALGEAIIVLSWVFFTGILSYVKVMVGVIFRDESHSALVWCGAAAQTGSLLGSAIMFPLVNVYNLFQSGDFCNTKCPL comes from the exons ATGTCTTTGCGGATCCATGTGCTGGCCTGCTGCTTCGGCCTGGGCTCCTGGGTGGCTGTCAATGGCCTGTGGGTGGAGCTCCCCCTCATCGTTAACACTCTCCCCGAGGGCTGGGAACTACCATCTTACCTGACCGTTATCATCCAGCTCGCCAACCTGGGACCTCTGCTGGTCACTCTCATGCACAAGCTGTGTCCGGGCCGTCTGAAGGAGAGAGTTGCCAtctacagtgtgttgtccatagGTGTCCTGGCCTGTATACTTCTGGCGTTCTACTGGGATGAGACCACAGTGGTGGCGGCGGCATCTCGGAGCACAGCCTTCTTTATCCTCACCTTTTTCCTGGCCTTGGTGGACTGCACCTCCTCTGTCACCTTCCTGCCCTTCATGATGCAGCTACCAGCCCACTACATCCCCACCTACTTCATTGGAGAAGGCCTGAGTGGCTTTATCCCTGGTCTGGTGGCTCTCGGCCAGGGCGTCGGCATGGCCAAGTGTGTGAATGCCACTCAGTCCTCTGGTAACCTCACTGAAGAGGATATGTACATTGTCCAGACCCAGTTTCTACCGCCCAACTTCTCCACCGAGGTGTTTTTCTTCTTCCTGGCGGCCATGATGTGCATCAGCCTGGCAGCATTCTCTGCACTAAACAGGCTCCCACGTACCTTTGAACTGTCCACGGAGAACTTGGTTCCAGACACTGACACAGTGGCGTCAGTCTGCTCCGGACTAGACAACCATGGAGCAGTGACTGAAGGGGAGAACTCAAACCCAAAATGCCACAGTAAGGaatcaggtcaggccaggccacaGCTGGCTAAATCAGGCCACTCTATTTTTCAGTTAACTTTTATCTATTTCATGGTGGTCTGGGTGAATGGGGCGACTAACGGCCTCTTGACCTCGGTGCAGACATACTCCTGTATGCCCTACGGTAACCTGGCATATCACCTGTCGGCTGCTCTGGCATCCTGTGCCAATCCAGTGGCCTGTATAGTCGCCATGTTTTTTCCTAAAAG GTCACTAGTGCTCCTGGGTGTACTGTGTCTCATTGGATCAGTCTTTGGAGGATACAACATGGCAATGGCCACCATGAGTCCATGTCCACTACTACAAGGCTCCGCACTAGGAGAAGCCATCATA GTGCTGTCGTGGGTCTTCTTCACAGGGATACTGTCTTATGTCAAGGTGATGGTGGGTGTCATCTTCAGAGATGAGAGCCACAGCGCCCTGGTGTGGTGTGGAGCAGCGGCACAGACAGGCTCTCTGCTGGGCTCTGCCATCATGTTCCCACTGGTAAATGTCTACAACCTGTTTCAGTCAGGAGACTTCTGTAACACCAAGTGCCCTTTATGA